A genome region from Brassica oleracea var. oleracea cultivar TO1000 unplaced genomic scaffold, BOL UnpScaffold00613, whole genome shotgun sequence includes the following:
- the LOC106319754 gene encoding neurofilament heavy polypeptide-like isoform X1: MRTDGQSSWAKITRTVRGKGQRADMRTDGQSSWAKITHGQSTGRANVLICVLTDSPRGRKSPGQSAGRANVLICVLTDSPRGRKSPGQSAGRANVLICVLTDSPRGRKSPGQSAGRANVLICVLTDSPRGRKSPGQSAGRANVLICVLTDSPRGRKSPGQSAGRANVLICVLTDSPRGRKSPGQSAGRANVLICVLTDSPRGRKSPTDSPRGRISPTDSPREGPTC, translated from the exons ATGCGTActgacggacagtcctcgtgggcgaaaatcacccgGACAGTCCGCGGGAAGGGCCAACGTGCTGATATGCGTActgacggacagtcctcgtgggcgaaaatcacccacggacagtc CACGGGAAGGGCCAACGTGCTGATATGCGTActgacggacagtcctcgtgggcgaaaatcacccgGACAGTCCGCGGGAAGGGCCAACGTGCTGATATGCGTActgacggacagtcctcgtgggcgaaaatcacccgGACAGTCCGCGGGAAGGGCCAACGTGCTGATATGCGTActgacggacagtcctcgtgggcgaaaatcacccgGACAGTCCGCGGGAAGGGCCAACGTGCTGATATGCGTActgacggacagtcctcgtgggcgaaaatcacccgGACAGTCCGCGGGAAGGGCCAACGTGCTGATATGCGTActgacggacagtcctcgtgggcgaaaatcacccgGACAGTCCGCGGGAAGGGCCAACGTGCTGATATGCGTActgacggacagtcctcgtgggcgaaaatcacccgGACAGTCCGCGGGAAGGGCCAACGTGCTGATATGCGTActgacggacagtcctcgtgggcgaaaatcacccacggacagtcctcgtgggcgaaTATCTCCCACGGATAGTCCACGGGAAGGGCCAACGTGCTGA
- the LOC106319754 gene encoding uncharacterized protein LOC106319754 isoform X2, protein MRTDGQSSWAKITRTVRGKGQRADMRTDGQSSWAKITRTVRGKGQRADMRTDGQSSWAKITRTVRGKGQRADMRTDGQSSWAKITRTVRGKGQRADMRTDGQSSWAKITRTVRGKGQRADMRTDGQSSWAKITRTVRGKGQRADMRTDGQSSWAKITHGQSTGRANVLICVLTDSPRGRKSPTDSPRGRISPTDSPREGPTC, encoded by the exons ATGCGTActgacggacagtcctcgtgggcgaaaatcacccgGACAGTCCGCGGGAAGGGCCAACGTGCTGATATGCGTActgacggacagtcctcgtgggcgaaaatcacccgGACAGTCCGCGGGAAGGGCCAACGTGCTGATATGCGTActgacggacagtcctcgtgggcgaaaatcacccgGACAGTCCGCGGGAAGGGCCAACGTGCTGATATGCGTActgacggacagtcctcgtgggcgaaaatcacccgGACAGTCCGCGGGAAGGGCCAACGTGCTGATATGCGTActgacggacagtcctcgtgggcgaaaatcacccgGACAGTCCGCGGGAAGGGCCAACGTGCTGATATGCGTActgacggacagtcctcgtgggcgaaaatcacccgGACAGTCCGCGGGAAGGGCCAACGTGCTGATATGCGTActgacggacagtcctcgtgggcgaaaatcacccacggacagtc CACGGGAAGGGCCAACGTGCTGATATGCGTActgacggacagtcctcgtgggcgaaaatcacccacggacagtcctcgtgggcgaaTATCTCCCACGGATAGTCCACGGGAAGGGCCAACGTGCTGA